TGCCGGTCCCGTGCTCCAGCCGGATCACCACGACGGCGACCAGCACGAGCACGACAACGACAACGACAACGATCACTCTGCCCCGGCGTCTCGCCATGATTATCGCACCTCGTTCTTTGGTAACACCCAGCCGCCGCCCATCGCCTTGTACAAATTCACCGCCGCATCCAGCCGCGTGAGCCGCGATTGTTCCAAAGTATTCTCATCGGAAAGCAGGGTCTCCTCGGCATTGAGCACGGTGCTGACATCGACGACGCCTGCCTGAAGCTGCGCCCGCGCCCCGTCGAGCGCCGCCTGCGCGCGTTGCACCGCGATCTGCTGCAGATGCTCCTGGTCGGTCGCGTAATGCAGCGCCGTCATCGCGGTTTCGACATCGGTGAACGCCTGAACCACCGCCTGCTCATATTTCGCGACATCCTCTCGATACGTCGCCCGATCGACGTTGAGCGTGCCGGTCAATGCGCCACCCTCGAAAATCGGCTGGCTCAACGAGGACACCGCCGAGAGCAGGGCCGAGCCGGGGTTGAACAACGTATTGAGCGCCGTGCTCTGCCACCCGCCCGACCCGGTCAGCGTGATCGAGGGAAAGAACGACGCGAACGCGCCGCGAACCGTCGCATTGGCGCCGATCAGGGTGGCCTCCGCCTCGGCCACGTCCGGCCGCCGCTCAAGCAACTGGGCCGGTAATCCCGGTCGCAGCGGCGGGACGACGATGTCGTTGAGCGATCCACCCTTGACCCGGAGAAACTCGGGCGCCTTGCCGGTCAGAATGCCCAGCCCCAGCGCCTGCTGGCGCAACTCGGACACCAGATTCGGAATCGTCGCCCGTTCGCTCGCGACCAGTGCCGCCTGCTGCGCGACGGTCGGCTCATCCACCACGCCGGCCTTGAATTCCGCCTTCAACTGAGCGAGCAGACCCTGCGCGGCATCGAGATTATGATGCGCGATCGCCAGTTCATCCTCGTAAGCGAGAACCTGGAAATACGTGGTCGCGACCGAGGCTTCCTCGGTCAGCGCAACCGTCGCCGCATTGAACTGCGCCGCCGCCGCATTGGCCTGCGCCGCCCGCAGCGCATCGTAATTCTTGCCCCAGAAATCGAGCTCATACGAGGCCTGGAAATTTGCCGAATAACTGTGCGTGGTCGAATTCTTGCCCGATCCCACGCCGCCGAACTGCGAAAAGGCGGAGCGCGAAGACGCACCCGCCGCCCCGGTCCCGGCCTGCTGGAAGTTGCCGCTACCCGATCCCGTAATGCTCGGCAGCAAGGGCGATCCGGATACCTCGATCTGCGCGTTCGCCGCCTCCAGCTGATCGATCGCCTCGATCACCGAAAAATTATGAAGCTTGGCGGCCTCCACCAGCGAATCGAGTTCGGGCGACCCGAAATTGCGCCACCATCCCGGCTTCGGCCACGCCGGCGCCGCGCGCGAGGGCGAGAGGAAAGCGGTCGGCACCGCGAGTTTCGGGCCATGAAACGACGGCCCCACGACACAGCCCGCAAGCAGCAAGGGCGTTGCCAGAAGCCCGAAGCGAACCAACGGCCTCGCGCCGATCACAGATCGCAAGGCCGGCAGGCGTGAAAACAGGCGGGGAGGGGAGGCGTTCTGCACATCATGTCGATCCTGCCTTACCGCCCAATTGTAACAGTGTCATTGCATCGGTGCGTGAGGTCACGGATGCCAGCGCAATTCGCCCGGCGGCGCGCTGCGCGGATCGTACTCGATCCATTGCCCGTTCATCAGCGATTGCCCGGTGAGCGCAAGAATGAACGCCCAGTGGCTCACCACCAGCGTCTCGCGCCAGTCCTCGCGCGCGGCCATCCGCTCCCGAAACGCCGCCGCCCGCCCGATCACCGATGCCTCGGTCTCGATGCGGTCCGGCCACCACGGATCGGTCAGATGCGCGAAATCGTGATCAGGAAACCGCGCGGCCAGAATGCCGCGCCCGCTGCCGATGTCGCAGGTGAACGCATAGCGTTCGCGAATGAGCGGCTCGATTTCGATCGTGAGCTCCCGTTGCGCCAGCATCGGCGCCGCCGTCTGCAGCGTCCGTGTATAGGGCGAGACGATCAACCGGCGCAGCTTCCGGTCCGCGAGCGCCTGTGCCGCCGCCACCGCCTGCTCATGTCCCGCCGGCGTCAGCGTTGGGTCCTCGATACCGGGGTCCTGTCGCGTCGCACTGAAATGAAGGTTGAACTGGCTCTGGCCATGACGAAGCAGGATCATGGCGCAGCGATACCGTGCGCCGCGCCGCGCGGCAAACCGGCGGCCCGAAGCCGCACCCGATGCGGCTCCCGGTTGCGGCTTCGGGTGTCAGGGCCTATCACGGCACTCCGGGCCGTGCTCCGAACACAGGTGTCAACACGCGATGTACAAGGGTTTTCCGCTCGATATCGTTCTTCTTGCCCTGGTGGCGGGATTTCTGGTGCTGCGTCTGCGCAGCGTTCTGGGCAAGCGCACCGGCTACGAGCGCCCACCGCTGCCCGAACAACAGAGTGTCGGCCTGCGCGGCCCTGCCGCCCCGGTAATCGACGGCATCGTCGAGCCGATCCGCGCGCGTCCCGGCCGCCCGATCCCCACGCCGCACACCGCCGTTGGCCAGGCCCTCGCGCGGATCGCCGAAGCGGATCGCAATTTCGATCCGGTCAAATTCATCGACACCGCGGAAGCCAGCTTTCGCCGGATCGTCACCGCCTACGCGAGCGGCGATCTCACCACCTTGCGCACTCTGCTGACGCCCACGGTCTACACGACCTTCGAACACGCGATCACCGCCCGCTCCGAAGCCGGCGAAACCCACACGACCGAAATCAAGGCGATCGTCGAGGCGAGCATCGATGAAGCCGAAATGCTGGGCGATCATGCGGTGATCGTGGTTCGCTTCGTCTCCGATCAGGAAAATTTCACACGTGACCGCACCGGGCAGATCATCGTGGGTACCGAATCGGTTACCGAAATCGTCGATCTCTGGAGCTTCGAGCGGAGTGTGAATTCCTCCGATCCGCTCTGGCGCCTTGCAGCGGCGCGAAGCGGCTGACGCATGCGTGAATGGATGAACAGGCGGCCCGGCACCGCCACGGCGACGCATGAACCCCGGCACGAGCAGAACAGGCGGCTGGTGTCCCCGATCAGGACGGCTCTGTTCTGCGCCGTCACCCTCCTCATCGCCGGCTGCGCGACACGCCCACCGGCCGACACGTCAGGCGGGCAGGGCGGTTTCACACCGGTTGCCTACAGCGCGTTGCCCGGATGGGGCCCGCAGGCCGCAATCGCGGGTCTTGATTCCTTCACCCGCTCCTGCCGCGCGATCGATGTCATGCCGGAGGATCAGAGCCTTGGGGGCACCGGCACCGCCGCCGCCGAAGGTGGCAAGGCCGGTCTGTGGCGCAATGTCTGCGCCGCCGCCCGCGCCGTTCCGCCGGACGATGCCGCCGCCGCCCAGACCTTCTTCCAGTCGAACCTCGTCCCGTATCAGGCCAGCACCGCCGCCCGGATCACCGGCTATTACGAACCGGTCTATGCCGGTTCCGAGGTGAAACTCCCCGGCTACGACATCCCGCTCTACGCCCGCCCGCGCAATCTCGTGCTCGCCAACCTCTCCGCCTTTCGGGACAGCACCGGCAAGCAGCGCATCGTCGGCCGCCTGCGTTACGGCAAGCTGGTACCCTACTACACCCGGACCAGAATCGAATCCGGCGCGATCGCCCGTCAGGCCCATGTCATCGCCTGGCTGCGCGACCCGGTGGATGCCTACATGGCCGAAGTCCAGGGGTCCGCCGAGTTGCGCCTGCCCGATGGCACACTGATCGATCTCGGGTTCGATGGCACCAACGGCCGCGCCTACACCCCGATCGGCAAACTGATGGTCGAAAAGGGCGATCTCGCCGCCAATGACGTCTCGGCCCCCTCGATCAGCGCCTGGCTCCGCGCCCACCCCGCCCAGGCCTCGGGCCTGATGGATGCGAACAAGAACTACGTCTTCTTCAAGCGTGTCCGCGACGTGCCCGATGGTCTCGGCGCGCCCGGCGCACTCGGCGTTCCGCTCACCCCGGAAGGCTCGGTCGCGGTCGATGAAAAGGCGATTCCCCTCGGCGCGCCCGTCTTCATCGCGACCAAAACCCTCGACCGCCTCACCACCGCGCAGGATATCGATGTCGGTGCCAAAGGCGCCTCGGCAGCCCAGATCTTTTTCGGCCTGGGCGACCGCGCCGCCCAGCGCGCCGGAGCCATGGACGAGGTCGGCAGCCTTTACGTCCTGCTGCCCCGTCCGGTCGCCTCCCCTTCAACCGGAGCCTCCTCGTGAACGACGCCCCCCTCCACGACAACAGGCCCGATGATACCCGGCAGTCCCGGCCGCGTGTCGCCCTGTTCATCACCTGCCTCGCCGATCTCTATCGCCCGAGCGTGGGTTTCGCGGCGATCCGCCTGCTCGAAGCCGCCGGCTGCACCGTCGAGGTGCCCCGCGCCCAGACCTGCTGCGGCCAGCCCGCCTATAATTCCGGCGACCGCGCCACCGCCCGCGCCCTCGCCGAAGCGCTGATCACCAGCCTCGCCGGGTACGATTATGTCGTCGCCCCCTCAGGCTCCTGCGCCGGCATGATCCGTCGGCACATGCCCGCCTTGTTCGAGCAGGACCCCGACCAGCGCAGCCGCGCCGAGGCAATCGCCGCCAAAACCTGGGAACTCACCAGCTTCCTTGTCGATGTGATGGGCTTCGCCGGGCTTGATCTGACGCTCCCCGTCCGCGCCACCTATCACGACAGTTGCGCCGGCCTGCGCGAACTCGGCATCAAAGCCCAGCCCCGCGCCCTTCTTGCCAAAGTCGCGGGCCTTGATCTCGTCGAAATGGCCGAGCCCGAAATCTGCTGCGGCTTCGGCGGCACGTTCTGCGTCAAATACCCCGACATCTCCGCGCGCATGACCGGCGATAAAACCGCCGATATCGCCACCACCGGGGCCGACCTCCTGCTCGCCGGCGATCTCGGCTGCCTGCTCAACATGGCCGGCAAACTCTCCCGAGAAGGCAAACCCGTCGCGGTCCGCCACATCGCCGAAGTTCTCGCCGGCATGACCACCGGCTTGCCACCGATCGGAGGACCACGCGGTTGAGCGAGGCATCGCCCGAGGCGTCGCCCGAACCGCCGAAGCCGATCGAAACACTCAAGCTCGCCGCCATCATCGGCGCGCTCGGCGTGGTGTACGGCGATATCGGCACCTCACCGCTCTACGCCCTGCAGGCCTGTCTCGGCTACGTATCCAAGGGCGGTCTGAAACCCGATGACGTGCTCGGCCTGCTGAGCCTGATTTTCTGGGCGCTGATCATCACCGTCACCCTCAAATACGTCACCTTCGTCATGCGCGCCGATAATGACGGGGAAGGCGGCATCCTCGCGCTGATGGCGCTCGCCCAGCGTGTCGCCCGCACCGACAAGATCCGTTACACGCTCATGATCGTGGGCATCGTCGGCACCGGGCTGTTCCTCGGCGACGGTGTCATCACCCCCGCCATCTCGGTGCTCTCCGCGGTCGAGGGGCTGAGCGTCGCCTCGCCCGATTTCAGCCGGTTCGTGCTGCCGATTTCGGTGGCCATCATCATCGGCCTGTTCCTCGCCCAGCGCAGCGGCTCCGGCGCGGTCGGCAAGCTGTTCGGCCCGATCATGGTGCTCTGGTTTCTGGTGATCGCGGGCTTCGGCCTCTACCACATCGTGCTCAATCCCCGCGTCCTCATCGCTCTGATCCCCGGCCAGGGCATCCGGTTCATCTATCGCCACGACCTGCTCGCCTTCCTCGCCCTCGGTGCCGTGGTCCTCGCCGTCACCGGTGCCGAAGCGCTCTATGCCGACATGAGCCATTTCGGCCGCCGCCCGATCCGCGCGACCTGGCGCTTCTTCGTGCTTCCTGCTCTGGTCCTGAACTATTTCGGGCAGGGCGCGCTGGTCATCGCCAATCCGCAGGCTGCCGACAACCCGTTCTATCTCCTGATGCCCCACGAGATCCTGATCCCGATGGTCGTTCTCGCGACCATCGCGACCGTGATCGCGAGTCAGGCGGTGATTTCCGGTGCCTTCACCCTCGGAAGCCAGTGCGTGCAGCTCGGCCTGCTGCCGCGCATGGAAATCCGCCACACCAGCAAGACCGAGGAAGGTCAGGTCTATGTCCCGCAGATGAACGCGGCGCTCATGATCGGCGTCCTCATCCTCGTCCTCGGCTTCCGCTCGTCGAACGCGCTCGCCTCGGCCTACGGCATTGCGGTGACCGGTACATTTCTCTGCACCAACGTGCTTTCCGCCCTCGTGTTTCACCGTCATTTCAACTGGCCGCTCTGGAAGACGAGCCTGGTCTGGGGTGCCTTCTTTCTGGTCGATCTTGCCTTCTTCGGCGCCAATATCCTCAAGATATTCGAAGGCGGCTGGGTGCCGCTGGCCATCGGCTTCAGCATCGTTCTGCTGATGACCACGTGGCGGCGGGGCCGTTCGCTGCTCTTCGCCCGCTGGCAACAGGACAGCCTGCCGCTCGCCTCGTTTCTTGGCCGGTTGCCGCAATCGCGCATCGTCCGCGTCCCCGGCATCGCGGTGTTCCTGACCGGCAACCCGGAATATACTCCGGCCTCGCTGCTCCATAACCTCAAACACAACAAGGTCCTGCACGAGACCGTCTTTTTCGTCACCGTCCGCAATCTCGACGTCCCGACCGCGATGGGCGACGATCGGATGAAATGCGAGGAGCTCGCCCCGGGCATCTACCGCGTCCGCATCGGATACGGCTTCATGGATACCCCCAATCTGCCCCGATCCCTCGAAATGATGCGAGACCAGGGCCTGCCGTTCAACCCGATGCAGACGAGCTACTTCCTCGGGCGCGAAACGATCGTGGCCGCCACGGTGCCGAAACTCGGGTTCATCCGGCGGGCGGTCTTTCTGTTCATGCTGCGCAACGCCATCTCGGCCACCGAGTTTTTCCAGATCCCGAGCGATCGGGTGGTGGAACTCGGCGTCCGCGTCGCCATCTGACTGCCATGGTCGCGCATGTCCGCCGTGAAATCGCCGCCGACGGCACCGAACTGCATCTGGTGCCGATGCCGCCGCCGCGCCTGCCGCGCGTCGCCAAGCGCGACCTCGAACAGGCGTGGGATGCCGCCCGCGAAGCGGCCCGCGCCGGCAATGACGGCCCCGCCCGGGGCTTTCGCTTCACCAATGGACCCGATGTGATCCTGCGCGACCGCGATGCCCGGGCCTGGGCATCCTCGGTCGATCAAATCGCCGATCTCTCGACGCCCCACGGCGTCTCGCTCTGCCTGCGCCTGCTCGGCCTCGTCGCCCTGATCGGCGATGCCGCGTGGCTCGCCCCGTTCATCGACCTCCGGCGCGACGGTAGTGCGCTCGATGGCGCGCTTCTCACCGCCGCCGCCCTGACCGGCTTGACCGAAACCGGCGGTCTCGACGAAAACCAGCTCCGTTCCCTGCTGCTTCCCAGCGCTTCCGAGGACCAGACCCCATGCTCCGCCTGACCCTGATGCTGTCCGCCGTCACCCTGCCGCTCGCCGCGTGCAGCTTCAACGCACCCCGCCCGCAATCGGCTGCCGATCAGGCCAATCTCGCGGCCTGCACCCAGCGGGCCGAAAAGATCAACGCCGCCCGCCACTACGCTTATCTGTCCCGGACCGACCAGTTCGCCACCCCGTTCCTCGGCACACCGAACCAGGATTACATCAGCAACAAACTGGCCCAGCTCCACGATCAGGACGACCGGATCAACAACTGCGTCCACAACGCAAACCCGTCCTATGCCGGTTCGGATGCCAATCTCCCCGAACCCACGATCATCGGTCCCGCCCAGTCACGTTCCCAATAACGCTCCCAGTAATGCCCGTGAACGGGGTACCGACCCGTTCCGCATTGAAACCTCGCGCATGGCTGCCAATGTCCCGTCCCGGTATCAATCAGGCGAGGACTATGGAAAATCACACCTATCGGCTCGTGGAGCTCGTCGGCTCATCCCCTGTCAGCATCGAGGACGCGATCCAGACGGCTCTGACCAAGGCGCACGAAACGCTCCGTCACATCCACTGGTTTCAGGTGTTGGAAACCCGCGGCCATGTCGAAGCCGGCAGGGTGGCCCACTATCAGGTGACGCTCAAAGTCGGCTTCACCATCGAGGACGATGCTGTCTGATCTGACCTCATTGCAGACGGCAATGGCCGCAGTCCTGTCACCGGGACTGCGGCCATTGTTACGAAAAAAGCGGGTGGGTGTCGACGTGATCAGGCCGCCTTGCGGTTGAGGTCGCCCTGCGCGATTTCGGTCAGCTTACGATCGGCCGCATGTTCCTCATCGAGCGTCTTCTGCAGGAGCGGCACGCAATCATTGTGGCCGAGCTGTTTCGCCAGAGCGATCAGGGTGCCGTAGCGGCTCATCTCGTAATGCTCCACCGCCTGCGCCGCCGATGCCATGCCCACATCCATCACGGCCGGATCGGCAATATCGCTCATGACTTCCTTGGCTTCGGCGATGATACCGTCGATCGCTTCGCAGGTAACGCCCTCAGCCGGCTGGCCCAGTTTCTGAAAGATCTCATCGAGCCGGGTGATCTGCTCCTTGGTTTCCTGCAGATGGTGGGTGAAGCCCTGCTTCAGGGCCGGATTCTGCGCCTTGTCGATCATCTTCGGCAGCGCCTTGGTGATCTGGTGTTCGGCGTAATAGATATCCTTCAACGTATGAACGAACAGATCGTCCAGCGTTTTGATCGGCGTTGAAAACAAACCCATGACTGACTCCTGTATTGATTCGAATTGACGCAAAATCCGCGTGAACCATGATTGTCGTTCGGCCTGCAGCGGCATCCGTTCTACATGGTCCCGCCCTGTTCACGTTCCACAAATTGCGCGTATCATTTCAATGAAAAATGAGATAGTCGTTTTGATCCACAAGTCACGAAGCTGACCAGCCCATCTTTCGACCCAAGTAAACGCATTTGAATATTGATAACGAAATCGAATTCAAGGCATCGTCGTGATGTGTAATATTGATCACGGATTGCCTCTCCGGGAATTCATCAATCCTCCGATTGCCGCGTCATGGCGTACTTTCCATATCCGCAATGCCGCGCTGGTCGACCCGAGGCTACGCGGCGCCAACAGATCAGAACAAGGAACCGCACCATGTCCCTCGTCGAACCCGACCAGCCCCCCAGTCAACCTGACGACAACCATGACGAGTCCGACCGGCACCAGTCGATTCGCGAGCGCGCCTATCGCCTGTGGCAGGACGCCGGCTCGCCCGCCGATCGCGATGACGAATTCTGGCATCAGGCTGAAACGGAAATCAAAAATCCGCCTGCGCCGCCCCCGGCGAAACCATCGCCCACCGGAGCGACCCGCACCGGCAAGCCCGGCCGCGCCGCCTGACCTCGCTGCCGGTCAGTGTCGCAAACACCCTGTTGCGGCGCTGACCGGAGCTTATCCCCGCTTGTGCGGTCGCGCTTGCTGTGCCGCCGGATCCTGCGGACGAGTGGGCCGATCGAGCGCCTCACGCACACGGGCCGCGAGTTCCGCCTGCCGGTAGGGTTTGCCCAGCACGTCCATCCCGTGGGCGCGAGGCCCCTGCGCAACCAGATCCTCGATATATCCGGTGGCGAGCAACACCCGCAAACCGGGCACCCGTTGAAGTGCCCGCTCGGCCAGAGCCAGACCGTTCATGCCGCCCGGCATCACGATGTCGGTGAACAGCAGATCGACGTCCGATCCCTCTTGCAGCGCCTGTTCGAGCCGCAGCAAGCCAGCAGCCCCGCTATCGGCGGTCATGACCCGATAGCCGAGCGATGTAAGCTGGCTTTCGGCGATATCGCGGACATCTTCGCTATCATCGACCAGCAGGATCGTTTCCCTGCCACCGACGCTTGCCGCCGGAACCGGGATCGCCTGCGAACGCACCGCCGACCGCGATTCCGGAAACAGCAACCGCATCGTCGTCCCGTTGCCGAGTTCGCTTTCGATTTCGAGCCGCCCGCCTGATTGCCGGGCAAACCCGTGGACCATCGCAAGACCCAGCCCGGTCCCTCGCCCCGGCCCTTTGGTCGTAAAGAACGGCTCGGTGGCACGGCGCAGCACTTCAGGGTCCATCCCCTCGCCACGATCCGAAATCGACAGCACGACGTAACGCCCCGGCGGCAAGTGATTCCCGGGATCGGCCGTGTCGGCGCCCAGGGTCTGCACTCCCGTCCCGATCGTGACGACACCGCCGTCCGACATCGCGTCCCGCGCGTTGACCAGCACATTGAGCAGCGCCATCTCGACCTGGCCGGGATCGACCGTGCACGGCGGCAATGCAAGGTCGAGCCTGAGGTCGATGGTGATGCCCTCGCCGAGCGTTCGCGCGACCATTTCGCCGAATTCGGTGATCAAACTGTTCAGGTTGGTCGGGCGCGGCTCAAGCCTGGTCTTGCGGGCGAAAGCGAGCAACTGCCCGGTTACTTTCGCCGCCTGCCGCGCGCCGCGATCCGCCCGTTCGATCGCCGCCGCCGCCGCTTCGGGCGACTGCTCGATCCGCATCCGGGCAATTTCCAGATTTCCCATCACGACCTGCAGCATGTTGTTGAAATCATGCGCGAGGCCTGCGGTCAGCTGGCCGATCGCCTCCATTTTCTGCGATTGCCGGAACGCATCCTCCGAGGCACGACGCCGCGTGATGTCGAGCTGGCTCGCGAAAAAATACAGCAATTCGCCATCATCGCCATAGATCGGCCCGATGAAGAGCGCGTTCCAGAATGCCGTGCCATCACGGCGGTAGTTGAGGATTTCACCGGCGAACGGTTTGCGCTCCCGGAGTGCCGTGCGGATCTGTTCGACCATATCGCGATCGGTGCGCGCGCCCTGAAGGAAACGACAGTTCCGGCCGAGCAACTCATCCTCGGCATAACCGGTCAGGTCAAGAAATGCGCCGTTCGCGAACATGATCGGGCAGTCCTCGATGTTCGGATCGGCGATGATCATCGGCATCCGGGTCATCGCCACGGCGGCAAAAAACACGTTGCCGCGTGCGCCCAGCCCCGGCTCGCTGATCTGGGATTCCACCCAATGGGTCACGGCCGGCCTGCCGGTCAGATCATCGGCGGTCTGGTCCACCATCCCGCGTGCGGTGACCCCGCTGCTCATCGGGCCATGGTGCCGGTCCATCTCGGGTGTTCCGGGGATGCGCCGGAGCAGCATATCAGCCGGCTCAGGCACCGGGCCGGTATCCCGGTTGTTGGTTCGATCTTTCATCGCAAGGAAATAGGATGGGGTCGCAAGGATGAAAACCTTCGTTCAGATGAAGTCTGGTTTACGTTTCTCCAGAAACGCTGCCATCCCCTCGCGCTGATGCGGCGTGCCGAACAGGGCCAGAAACACCGCGCGCTCGTAGGCCACGCCCTCGGCCAGAGTGGTCTCGAACGCCCGCGAAACGCTGCGTTTGGCCAGCGCCACCGCGACCGGCGAGAGCGATGCGATGGTGGTGGCAACCCGCAGGGCTTCCGCCACAAGCTCGCCGGCCGGCACCACCCGCGCGACCAGATTAGCCCGCTCGGCTTCGGTGGCATCCATCATCCGCCCGGTCAGAACCATGTCCATCGCCTTCGATTTGCCGATCGCGCGGGTCAACCGCTGAGTTCCTCCGGCGCCGGGTATCACCCCGAGATTGATCTCCGGCTGCCCGAATTTCGCGGTATCGGCGGCAATGATCATGTCGCACATCATCGCGAGTTCGCAGCCGCCCCCCAGCGCATAACCCGCAACCGCCGCGATGACCGGCTTGCGGATCGTCGTCACCACTTCCCAGGTCGCGCCGATGAAGTCGTTCATCGCGGTATCGGGGTAGCTGCGGGACTGCATTTCCCGAATATCCGCCCCGGCTGCGAATGCGCGGTCCGAGCCGGTCAGCACGATCGCGCCGATCGCGGGATCGGCGTCGAAATCCCTCAACGCGGTTCCGAGTTCACCCATCAGCTGGTCGCAGAGCGCATTGAGCGCGCTGGGGCGATCGAGCCGGACCAGCGCGACCCGCCCGTGGATTTCGGTCTTCAGCATTTCGAAATTCATCGCTCACTCACCTGTGTTTCATCGCGCCGACAGACGAGACCGGTTGAGCCGGTTCCGCCCGACGCCAAAATGTGATCTCTCAACAAGGGATTACACCATGACCCCTCAGATCCGAAACATCGCCTTCGCCGTCGTCGCCAAAGGGGCGTCGAATATCGGGTCCACCGGCATGAAGGGCACCTCCGCCGACGGCAAGACAAACCCCGGCAAGGCATCTGGCTCGAAAAGCAGCGGCTCGTGAATTAGGGTCGGTAAGGATGAACGATCTGGTCGTGGTGATGAAGGAAGTAGCGCTTCATCACCTCGGCATAGCCCCGATAGATCAGGCCGCCATTTTTCTGAAGGAGCCGCTCGCGCTCGCCCCGATACCAGCGCGGCAGCCGATACCACGGGATGCCCGGCCGTTCATGATGAGCGGCATGCAGATTGTTGAACAGGAACAACAATCCGAACAGGCCGGCCTGTTCCACCGTGGCGGTCCGCCGGTCGGCATCCGGTGCCGCGCGATGCTCGGCGAACGACCGGATCATCAACAACGAAGTCCCCGGCAGCACGAACATCAAGGCATAATGCGCCGGATCGATGCCGCAGATCCCCCATACCCAACCCAATATCAGCCCCGCCACCGGCAGATGCCACGCCCACGCCCGCCGAACCCCCGGTTCATTCCGCCGCCATCGCCCGACCTCCGCCTGCAGGAACCGCGCGATCATCCACACCGGTCCGAACACCAGACGCCCGGCGAGGCAGGATGAGGCGGTGACAATGGCGCGCGCCCAGATCGGCAAAGCCGTCCACGAGGCTGCGGTCCAATAATACGTCTCGGGGTCTTCGAGCGGATCGGTCAGCACATCGTCGCGATGATGCGCAATGTGGAGTGCCGCGTACCGGTCGAACGGCAGAAACAGCGCCAGACCCGGCAGTCCGAGCGCCCGATTGAACCAGGCCAAGCGGGTCGGATGCCCATGGATCAACTCATGCTGGAACGACCCGTGCCATGCCACGACAACCCCGCCCCCGATCACCAGCACCGGCCACGGCAGAGACGCGTAGAACCAGGTGAGACCGACAAACATCGCATAAATCACCGCACCAAGCGCGAGGGTCGGCCATTCGATCCG
This sequence is a window from Acidiphilium acidophilum. Protein-coding genes within it:
- a CDS encoding DUF2934 domain-containing protein encodes the protein MSLVEPDQPPSQPDDNHDESDRHQSIRERAYRLWQDAGSPADRDDEFWHQAETEIKNPPAPPPAKPSPTGATRTGKPGRAA
- a CDS encoding histidine kinase famiy protein produces the protein MPEPADMLLRRIPGTPEMDRHHGPMSSGVTARGMVDQTADDLTGRPAVTHWVESQISEPGLGARGNVFFAAVAMTRMPMIIADPNIEDCPIMFANGAFLDLTGYAEDELLGRNCRFLQGARTDRDMVEQIRTALRERKPFAGEILNYRRDGTAFWNALFIGPIYGDDGELLYFFASQLDITRRRASEDAFRQSQKMEAIGQLTAGLAHDFNNMLQVVMGNLEIARMRIEQSPEAAAAAIERADRGARQAAKVTGQLLAFARKTRLEPRPTNLNSLITEFGEMVARTLGEGITIDLRLDLALPPCTVDPGQVEMALLNVLVNARDAMSDGGVVTIGTGVQTLGADTADPGNHLPPGRYVVLSISDRGEGMDPEVLRRATEPFFTTKGPGRGTGLGLAMVHGFARQSGGRLEIESELGNGTTMRLLFPESRSAVRSQAIPVPAASVGGRETILLVDDSEDVRDIAESQLTSLGYRVMTADSGAAGLLRLEQALQEGSDVDLLFTDIVMPGGMNGLALAERALQRVPGLRVLLATGYIEDLVAQGPRAHGMDVLGKPYRQAELAARVREALDRPTRPQDPAAQQARPHKRG
- a CDS encoding enoyl-CoA hydratase, which translates into the protein MNFEMLKTEIHGRVALVRLDRPSALNALCDQLMGELGTALRDFDADPAIGAIVLTGSDRAFAAGADIREMQSRSYPDTAMNDFIGATWEVVTTIRKPVIAAVAGYALGGGCELAMMCDMIIAADTAKFGQPEINLGVIPGAGGTQRLTRAIGKSKAMDMVLTGRMMDATEAERANLVARVVPAGELVAEALRVATTIASLSPVAVALAKRSVSRAFETTLAEGVAYERAVFLALFGTPHQREGMAAFLEKRKPDFI
- a CDS encoding fatty acid desaturase, whose product is MSRIEWPTLALGAVIYAMFVGLTWFYASLPWPVLVIGGGVVVAWHGSFQHELIHGHPTRLAWFNRALGLPGLALFLPFDRYAALHIAHHRDDVLTDPLEDPETYYWTAASWTALPIWARAIVTASSCLAGRLVFGPVWMIARFLQAEVGRWRRNEPGVRRAWAWHLPVAGLILGWVWGICGIDPAHYALMFVLPGTSLLMIRSFAEHRAAPDADRRTATVEQAGLFGLLFLFNNLHAAHHERPGIPWYRLPRWYRGERERLLQKNGGLIYRGYAEVMKRYFLHHHDQIVHPYRP